In [Phormidium] sp. ETS-05, the genomic window GCAAATAGCTCCGCAGCCACATCAGCCACCTTGTCCGGGCCGGTGGCTTGTAATTGACTGAGAATAGCGGCACTGTCATCAATTAATTGCTCAACATTGATGCTAAAATAAGTAGGCTGATAGTGGCGCAGACGGCTGATACCTTCTCCGAGTAAAATAGCGGCACCACGCCAATTATGGTTGCTCAGGTGATAGAGGGCAACAGAAATTTGGAGGACGCCTTGATAAAAATGTTTGTCTGCCTGAGACGCCTCCAGCCACAAAGATTCTAAAGTATCGTGGCAGGCGTAAAAATCCTGGTGGTTAAACTGGTTTACGCCTTGCCAAAATTCTGGGGGGATTTTTGAGGACATCTCACTTGAGGTTTTCTCTGGCAGCTTGGATATCTTCCATCGAGATTTCCTGCTTGTCACCGGCGAAATCGTTATCGGGGGTAAGAAATAACATACAGTGACATTCCTTGCGCTCACGCATAGGGATGCAAGGACAGTTCCAGTATGCTGACTTGGCTTCGGCTTGTTTATCTTCGTAGTGGCGACAGGGACACAGGGGAGAGCCTAATTCATCTTTGTGCTTTGCCAATCCCTCGATGACTACGGCAGTAACGGAGGGGTCTAGGCAAAAGTACGTACCAGTGCGCTGGGCGTACTGCTCGGAGAATTTCTTCATTGCCTCCAGGTTTTTCTCGCTGGATAGCTTGCTAGT contains:
- a CDS encoding DUF309 domain-containing protein, with amino-acid sequence MSSKIPPEFWQGVNQFNHQDFYACHDTLESLWLEASQADKHFYQGVLQISVALYHLSNHNWRGAAILLGEGISRLRHYQPTYFSINVEQLIDDSAAILSQLQATGPDKVADVAAELFAPVVQSSKLPVIVQV
- a CDS encoding ferredoxin-thioredoxin reductase catalytic domain-containing protein yields the protein MAATETSKLSSEKNLEAMKKFSEQYAQRTGTYFCLDPSVTAVVIEGLAKHKDELGSPLCPCRHYEDKQAEAKSAYWNCPCIPMRERKECHCMLFLTPDNDFAGDKQEISMEDIQAARENLK